A window from Fragaria vesca subsp. vesca linkage group LG5, FraVesHawaii_1.0, whole genome shotgun sequence encodes these proteins:
- the LOC101291333 gene encoding proline--tRNA ligase-like — MAVSLRLPSLSSLFSPSISRRYPSVLRRRHHLRTPSFTARFSAQSTVPATEKVQEGGVTPRSQDFNAWYLDVIANAELADYGPVRGTMVIRPYGYAIWEAIQDYLNVKFKETGHSNMYFPQLIPYSFIEKEASHVEGFSPELALVTIGGGKELEEKLVVRPTSETIVNHMFTQWIHSYRDLPLMVNQWANVTRWEMRTKPFVRTLEFLWQEGHTAHATPEEAEKEAIQMIDVYTKFAYEEAAIPVIAGRKSKVETFAGAVRTYTIEAMMGDRKALQAGTSHNLGQNFSRAFGTLFTDESGQRQHVWQTSWAVSTRFVGGIIMTHGDDTGLMLPPKIAPIQVVIVPIWKKEDDKAAVLNAASSVKDALHTAGIKVKLDDTDQRTPGWKFNFWEMKGVPLRIEIGPRDVSSQSVVVCRRDVPGKQGKVFGISMEPLILEAYIKDKLDEIQSSLLGQAKSFRDSNIVDVSSYDELKVAISQGKWARGPWSASDKDELKVKEETGATIRCFPFDQPHGIKTCLMTGNPAEEVAIFAKSY; from the exons ATGGCCGTCTCTCTGAGACTCCCATCTCTGAGCTCGCTCTTCTCCCCCTCCATCTCCCGCCGTTACCCCTCGGTTCTCCGCCGTCGTCACCACCTCCGAACTCCTTCTTTCACCGCCAGATTCTCAGCTCAGAGCACGGTGCCGGCGACTGAAAAAGTCCAGGAAGGCGGCGTCACTCCTCGCTCACAGGACTTCAACGCTTGGTACCTCGACGTCATTGCGAATGCGGAGCTTGCAGATTACGGTCCCGTTCGCGGAACCATGGTGATTCGTCCCTACGGCTATGCTATCTGGGAAGCCATTCAG GATTATCTGAATGTCAAGTTCAAAGAGACCGGTCACAGTAACATGTATTTCCCACAG CTTATACCCTACTCGTTTATAGAGAAAGAGGCTAGTCACGTTGAAGGTTTTAGTCCTGAATTAGCTCTTGTGACTATTGGAGGAGGGAAGGAGCTTGAAGAAAAGCTTGTG GTTCGACCCACAAGTGAAACCATAGTGAATCACATGTTCACTCAGTGGATTCATAGTTACCGTGATCTTCCGCTTATGGTGAACCAG TGGGCAAATGTCACAAGATGGGAGATGCGGACGAAACCTTTTGTGAGGACGCTTGAGTTTCTCTGGCAGGAAGGCCATACTGCTCACGCCACTCCAGAGGAGGCAGAGAAAGAG GCTATACAGATGATTGACGTATATACAAAATTTGCTTATGAGGAAGCTGCAATACCTGTCATTGCAGGTCGAAAATCAAAAGTGGAAACATTTGCTGGTGCTGTTAGGACCTACACAATAGAGGCTATGATGGGTGATCGGAAGGCACTGCAGGCTGGAACCAGCCACAATCTTGGGCAGAACTTCTCTCGTGCCTTTGGAACACTG TTTACTGATGAAAGTGGACAGAGGCAACATGTATGGCAGACTTCCTGGGCTGTGAGTACCCGTTTTGTTGGTGGCATTATAATGACCCATGGAGACGACACTGGTTTAATGCTTCCCCCAAAGATTGCTCCAATACAG GTGGTGATCGTTCCCATTTGGAAGAAGGAAGATGATAAAGCAGCAGTTCTCAATGCTGCATCATCTGTAAAGGATGCACTGCACACTGCGGGGATTAAAGTTAAACTTGATGACACTGATCAAAGAACACCAGGATGGAAATTCAATTTCTGGGAGATGAAG GGAGTCCCTTTAAGGATTGAAATCGGTCCTCGTGACGTATCAAGCCAGAGTGTGGTTGTATGTAGAAGAGATGTTCCTGGAAAGCAAGGGAAGGTTTTTGGAATATCCATGGAGCCTTTGATTTTGGAGGCTTATATCAAGGACAAGTTGGATGAGATCCAGTCATCTCTTTTGGGACAAGCAAAATCATTTCGTGATAG CAATATTGTGGATGTGAGCTCATATGATGAACTCAAAGTTGCGATCTCCCAGGGAAAATGGGCAAGAGGTCCTTGGTCAGCTAG TGACAAAGATGAGTTGAAGGTGAAAGAAGAAACAGGGGCAACCATAAGGTGTTTTCCTTTTGACCAGCCGCATGGGATTAAAACATGTTTGATGACTGGCAATCCTGCTGAGGAAGTTGCCATTTTCGCGAAGTCATACTGA
- the LOC101291919 gene encoding NAC domain-containing protein 7-like — protein MNTFSHVPPGFRFHPTDEELVDYYLRKKIASKKIDLDVIRDVDLYKIEPWDLQELCKIGSEDQNEWYFFSHKDKKYPTGTRTNRATKAGFWKATGRDKAIYIRHNLVGMRKTLVFYKGRAPNGQKSDWIMHEYRLETNENGPPQEEGWVVCRVFKKRLATVRRMGDYESPCWYDQSSSFMPELDSPRTNMFPNPAYTTTSSSSSYHQQLYSNCKQELDHHLQYNAIPVPPHPDSFLQLPQLESPKVAQYGTYDHHLRNNGCHVMPSSTFRPEEQVQQMNQHNLMINSSPLLYNDNSLDDQLTDWRVLDKFVASQLSHDQQEASKETTANYSNEAVFDPVGDEVHTSMGANESKRPENIIAQDYAASTSTSSCQIDLWK, from the exons ATGAATACCTTTTCACATGTACCCCCGGGCTTTAGATTCCACCCGACAGATGAAGAACTTGTTGATTATTATCTCAGAAAGAAGATTGCTTCAAAGAAGATCGACCTTGATGTCATCAGAGATGTTGATCTTTATAAGATTGAGCCATGGGATCTTCAAG AATTGTGCAAAATAGGTAGTGAAGATCAGAATGAGTGGTACTTTTTCAGTCACAAAGATAAAAAGTACCCAACCGGAACTCGCACAAATAGGGCAACCAAAGCTGGGTTTTGGAAAGCTACCGGAAGAGATAAAGCTATTTACATCAGGCACAACCTAGTTGGCATGAGAAAGACTCTGGTGTTTTACAAAGGACGTGCTCCAAATGGACAGAAGTCAGATTGGATCATGCATGAGTATCGACTTGAAACTAATGAAAATGGACCTCCTCAG GAAGAAGGATGGGTTGTCTGTAGGGTGTTCAAGAAACGATTGGCAACAGTAAGGAGAATGGGTGATTACGAGTCACCATGTTGGTATGACCAAAGCTCCTCATTCATGCCCGAACTTGATTCTCCAAGGACAAATATGTTTCCAAACCCTGCTTATACAACAACATCATCATCATCATCATATCATCAACAGCTTTATTCCAACTGCAAACAAGAACTTGATCATCATTTGCAGTACAACGCTATTCCTGTGCCTCCTCATCCTGATTCTTTTCTCCAGCTCCCTCAATTAGAAAGCCCCAAGGTTGCTCAATATGGCACTTATGATCATCATCTTAGGAACAATGGATGTCATGTCATGCCATCTTCCACGTTCAGGCCTGAGGAGCAAGTGCAGCAGATGAACCAACATAATCTCATGATCAACTCCTCACCACTACTTTATAATGACAACAGTCTTGATGATCAACTTACAGATTGGCGAGTTCTTGACAAATTTGTTGCATCACAGCTCAGCCATGACCAGCAAGAAGCTTCAAAGGAAACAACAGCAAATTACTCGAATGAAGCAGTATTTGATCCCGTGGGTGATGAAGTGCATACGAGTATGGGAGCCAACGAATCCAAGAGGCCGGAAAATATTATTGCACAGGACTATGCCGCCTCAACATCCACCTCAAGTTGCCAAATTGATCTTTGGAAATGA